Proteins encoded in a region of the Sphingomonas sp. OV641 genome:
- a CDS encoding PepSY domain-containing protein → MNLAPENATVKQALSAHAAIGLVAGALLYLVSLSGAVAVFYQEWQRIEQPNAPEMSAISPAAVQRAVEAVMASEKGKPPTTHLYVHLPVAPLPRATITTDTQAVHVDASGRIAGAEQIAWSDFLVALHYTLNLPAIWGLTIVGGLGVMMLALSLSGVVAHPRIFRDAFRLRARDKGGIGLADWHNRLSVWTLPFTVAIAFTGALIGVAYVTAFGVATTSYGGDLEAVYAPIFGEEGKPDKTAAPAPDVAAALGYMRQHYPQAELTYVTLHDPGTAGQHIQVLGEHQRRLIFGEYYTFDGAGKFHGVAGLADGSLGQQAAASNYRLHFGNFGGLPIKLAYLVFGLVLTAICATGTYIWLGKRERRGVEQPRLRSLWDAVVWGSPLMLAVTFIARKLLGNDAPLAAIFWIGMAALLVSAWIVTTRDTLAKWLRGALVASLVLVLAMIW, encoded by the coding sequence ATGAATTTGGCCCCTGAGAATGCCACGGTGAAGCAGGCGCTGTCGGCGCATGCCGCGATCGGCCTTGTCGCTGGCGCGCTCCTTTACCTGGTCAGCCTGTCGGGCGCGGTGGCGGTCTTCTATCAGGAATGGCAGCGGATCGAGCAGCCGAACGCTCCGGAGATGTCCGCCATCTCGCCCGCCGCCGTGCAGCGCGCGGTGGAGGCGGTGATGGCGTCGGAGAAAGGCAAGCCGCCCACCACGCACCTTTACGTCCACCTGCCGGTGGCGCCGCTGCCGCGGGCAACGATCACCACCGATACCCAGGCCGTTCACGTCGATGCATCGGGCAGGATTGCGGGTGCCGAACAGATCGCCTGGTCCGACTTTCTCGTCGCGCTCCACTATACGTTGAACCTGCCCGCCATATGGGGCCTGACGATTGTCGGCGGGCTTGGCGTGATGATGCTGGCATTGTCGCTGTCCGGCGTGGTGGCGCATCCGCGCATCTTCCGGGACGCCTTCCGACTGAGGGCGCGCGACAAGGGCGGTATCGGACTGGCCGACTGGCACAATCGCCTGAGCGTCTGGACCCTGCCCTTCACCGTGGCGATCGCATTCACCGGCGCGCTGATCGGCGTCGCTTATGTCACAGCCTTTGGTGTCGCCACGACGAGCTATGGTGGTGATCTGGAGGCGGTGTATGCGCCGATCTTCGGCGAGGAGGGAAAGCCCGACAAGACGGCCGCGCCGGCGCCCGATGTCGCTGCCGCGCTTGGCTATATGCGGCAACATTATCCCCAGGCCGAACTGACCTATGTAACCCTGCACGACCCGGGCACGGCGGGGCAGCACATCCAGGTTCTGGGCGAGCATCAGCGGCGACTGATCTTCGGCGAATATTATACCTTCGACGGAGCCGGCAAATTCCACGGTGTCGCCGGCCTTGCCGATGGCTCGCTGGGCCAGCAGGCGGCCGCGTCCAACTACCGGCTGCACTTCGGAAATTTCGGCGGCTTGCCGATCAAGCTGGCTTACCTGGTATTCGGCCTGGTCCTGACCGCCATCTGCGCCACCGGCACGTACATCTGGCTGGGCAAGCGCGAGCGGCGCGGCGTCGAGCAGCCGCGCCTGCGATCTCTGTGGGACGCCGTGGTCTGGGGATCACCGCTGATGCTGGCGGTGACGTTCATCGCGCGCAAGCTCCTCGGCAACGACGCGCCGCTCGCCGCAATCTTCTGGATCGGCATGGCGGCGTTGCTCGTGAGC
- a CDS encoding SMP-30/gluconolactonase/LRE family protein, with protein MDIEVVAEGLLFPEGPIAMADGSVLLVEIKRQTLTRVRRDGTTDVIAQLGGGPNGAAIGPDRAVYVCNNGGFEWIEREDGMLAPHGTPADYESGSIQRVDLATGNVTTLYTSCDGRALRGPNDLVFDHEGGFWFTDLGKSNGDTTQVGHLLYARPDGSQIVRVREGMVTPNGVGLAPDGKTLYVAETTTGRLWAFDIAGPGRLTTPHDRWAAGKVYGPLPGYQLFDSLAVEADGHVCVATIVNGGITAFDPADGSWEHFAFPDPITTNICFGGDDMRTAWITCSGSGRLFKARWPRPGLKLAFNA; from the coding sequence GTGGACATAGAGGTCGTAGCGGAAGGGTTGCTGTTTCCTGAAGGCCCGATCGCCATGGCGGACGGCTCGGTCCTGCTGGTCGAGATCAAGCGACAGACGCTCACACGGGTGCGCCGCGATGGCACCACTGACGTGATTGCCCAGCTTGGTGGCGGCCCGAACGGCGCTGCGATCGGGCCGGATCGCGCCGTCTATGTCTGCAACAATGGCGGTTTCGAGTGGATCGAGCGCGAGGACGGCATGCTCGCGCCGCACGGCACGCCGGCGGATTACGAGAGCGGGTCGATCCAGCGCGTTGACCTTGCTACCGGCAACGTCACCACACTTTATACTTCGTGCGACGGCCGTGCCCTGCGCGGGCCGAACGATCTGGTGTTCGATCACGAAGGCGGCTTCTGGTTCACCGATCTGGGCAAGAGCAACGGCGACACGACACAGGTTGGTCATTTGCTTTACGCTCGGCCGGACGGCTCGCAGATCGTGCGGGTCCGCGAGGGCATGGTGACTCCCAACGGCGTTGGCCTCGCGCCCGACGGCAAGACGCTCTATGTCGCGGAGACGACCACCGGCCGCCTGTGGGCGTTCGATATTGCCGGTCCGGGCCGTCTGACAACGCCGCACGACAGGTGGGCAGCGGGCAAGGTGTACGGACCGCTCCCTGGTTACCAGCTCTTCGACAGCCTCGCAGTGGAAGCGGACGGCCATGTCTGCGTCGCCACGATCGTGAACGGCGGGATCACGGCCTTTGACCCGGCCGATGGCTCATGGGAGCATTTCGCCTTCCCCGATCCGATCACCACCAACATCTGCTTTGGCGGGGACGACATGCGCACCGCCTGGATCACCTGCTCCGGCTCCGGCAGGCTCTTCAAAGCGCGCTGGCCCCGTCCGGGCCTGAAACTCGCCTTTAACGCCTGA
- a CDS encoding long-chain fatty acid--CoA ligase — MLVGDIPATAAHHAPDVVAVQFQDQAMTYSQLRDRCWRLSNALLGIAAPGDRVAILAENCPEYALCYYGVPGAGMALTFLNYRLSPAELAYIIGNAEPTVLIVEDKFMGAIEAIRDRIDVRTIISIGAPVPGSLAFETLLASGQPEAPEVAVDDDDLAWLLYTSGTTGLPKGAMLSHRNVLGAVMNALVSWDRDDGEVAKPVYMLTFPMYHVAGYALLIQHLRGQAVVLMQNFDPETLFATIERHGVTATSAAPTMIAMLLDHPSMSRYDLSSLRNMGYGASAMPAAVLLRARERWPNVRFATGFGMTELAGNVMVLTAEEHDRALDDGLPILNSVGRQMLLSQVRVVTEDGRDAPPGTEGEILVRGDQVLSGYWRNAEATAKAFTGPWFHTGDVGRWNDDGYLWIVDRKKDMIVSGGENIYPREVEEVLYRHRAIREAAVIGAEDPTWGEQVVAVVSCRLGETTSAADLIGFCREHIASYKKPRAIVFVDELPKNASGKVLKRELRERLATGELVLER; from the coding sequence ATGCTGGTGGGAGATATTCCTGCCACTGCCGCGCATCATGCGCCCGATGTCGTGGCGGTGCAATTCCAGGATCAAGCGATGACCTACAGCCAGCTGCGCGATCGCTGCTGGCGACTGTCGAATGCGCTGCTCGGGATCGCTGCGCCCGGCGACCGGGTAGCGATCCTGGCCGAGAACTGCCCTGAATATGCTTTATGCTATTATGGGGTGCCGGGCGCCGGTATGGCGCTCACCTTCCTCAATTATCGGCTGAGCCCGGCAGAGCTTGCCTATATCATCGGCAATGCGGAGCCGACCGTGCTGATCGTTGAGGACAAGTTCATGGGCGCGATCGAGGCGATCCGCGACCGCATCGATGTGCGTACCATCATCAGCATCGGGGCGCCTGTCCCTGGTTCACTCGCGTTCGAAACCTTGCTCGCTTCAGGGCAACCAGAAGCGCCGGAGGTGGCCGTCGACGACGATGATCTTGCCTGGCTGCTCTACACCTCTGGCACGACGGGGCTGCCGAAAGGCGCGATGCTCAGCCACCGCAACGTGCTTGGCGCGGTCATGAACGCGCTCGTCAGCTGGGACCGGGATGACGGGGAGGTGGCGAAGCCCGTCTATATGCTCACCTTCCCGATGTACCATGTCGCCGGCTATGCGCTGCTGATCCAGCACCTGCGCGGCCAAGCCGTGGTGCTGATGCAGAACTTCGATCCCGAGACCCTGTTCGCGACGATCGAGCGTCATGGCGTCACGGCGACATCGGCCGCACCCACGATGATTGCCATGCTGCTCGATCATCCCTCGATGAGCCGTTACGATCTCTCCTCGCTGCGCAACATGGGCTATGGCGCGTCGGCGATGCCCGCCGCGGTGCTGCTGCGTGCCCGGGAGCGATGGCCCAACGTGCGCTTCGCAACCGGCTTCGGCATGACCGAACTTGCCGGCAACGTCATGGTGCTGACGGCGGAGGAACATGATCGCGCGCTCGACGACGGGCTGCCGATTCTGAACTCGGTCGGGCGGCAGATGCTGCTCTCGCAAGTGCGCGTGGTGACGGAGGATGGCCGGGATGCGCCGCCCGGCACGGAGGGCGAGATCCTGGTGCGTGGCGACCAGGTGCTCTCGGGTTATTGGCGCAACGCGGAGGCGACGGCAAAGGCGTTCACGGGCCCATGGTTCCACACCGGCGATGTCGGTCGCTGGAACGACGACGGATATCTGTGGATCGTCGACCGCAAGAAGGACATGATCGTCTCTGGCGGCGAGAACATCTATCCGCGCGAGGTGGAGGAAGTGCTTTACCGACATCGCGCGATCCGCGAGGCGGCGGTGATCGGCGCGGAGGATCCGACCTGGGGCGAGCAGGTGGTAGCGGTCGTCTCCTGCCGTCTTGGCGAGACGACCAGTGCAGCCGACCTCATCGGTTTTTGCCGCGAACATATCGCCAGCTACAAGAAACCGCGCGCAATTGTGTTCGTCGACGAACTGCCGAAGAATGCCTCGGGCAAGGTGCTGAAGCGCGAGCTGCGGGAGCGGCTTGCCACTGGCGAACTGGTGCTCGAAAGATAG